The Sulfurihydrogenibium sp. YO3AOP1 genome has a window encoding:
- a CDS encoding metal ABC transporter permease, with the protein MSDILVPALTLSIVLLVIHSYFGIEIIKRGIIFTDLSIGQMAAAGAAVSLFFFEGQYRYLISLSFALITAILITFATKKEKVSVEGFIGLIYALGISLIFIIMSKSPHGLEELNNLLAYDILFVNMTEVYKTAILYTVLGLFLFVINRFTVGFIKEMLFFSVFSITITSSVSLAGVFVVFSLLIAPAFTVMQFFSKNLIVYAVILGSLINLLAVYLSYNFDLPTGYTIVFSQTFLAILSSVISFLRRSH; encoded by the coding sequence ATGAGTGATATTTTAGTACCTGCATTGACTTTATCCATAGTTTTATTGGTTATCCATTCTTACTTTGGAATAGAAATAATAAAAAGAGGGATAATCTTTACTGATTTATCTATTGGACAAATGGCTGCTGCAGGAGCGGCAGTCTCTCTTTTCTTTTTTGAAGGTCAGTATAGATATTTAATCTCACTATCTTTTGCACTAATAACAGCTATTTTAATAACGTTTGCAACAAAAAAAGAAAAAGTTTCCGTAGAGGGCTTTATTGGACTGATTTATGCTCTTGGAATTTCTTTAATATTTATTATTATGTCAAAATCGCCTCACGGTCTTGAGGAGTTAAACAATCTGCTTGCATATGATATCTTGTTTGTAAATATGACAGAGGTTTACAAAACAGCTATTTTATATACAGTCTTAGGATTGTTTTTATTTGTGATTAACAGATTTACGGTAGGATTTATAAAAGAGATGTTATTTTTTTCTGTATTTTCAATTACAATCACAAGTTCAGTTTCATTAGCCGGCGTATTTGTCGTCTTTTCTCTCTTGATAGCTCCGGCGTTTACGGTTATGCAGTTTTTCTCTAAAAATTTAATTGTTTATGCTGTGATTTTAGGTAGTTTAATCAATCTTTTGGCAGTGTATTTATCTTATAACTTTGACTTGCCAACAGGCTACACTATCGTATTTTCTCAAACTTTTTTAGCGATATTGTCTTCTGTAATCTCATTTTTAAGAAGGTCTCACTGA
- a CDS encoding DUF485 domain-containing protein codes for MNKTLIEKIKNAPDFQKLVKERTRIMIILTLVELVVYFGFILLVAFNKEFLAQKLGEGVTTIGIPIGIGVIVISFLLTGIYVYIANKDFDELTEKIKQKYAREV; via the coding sequence ATGAACAAAACATTGATTGAAAAAATCAAAAATGCCCCAGATTTTCAAAAGCTTGTAAAGGAAAGAACAAGGATAATGATTATCCTAACATTGGTTGAGCTTGTAGTTTACTTTGGTTTTATCTTGTTGGTTGCATTTAACAAAGAGTTTTTAGCTCAAAAACTTGGAGAAGGTGTAACAACTATCGGCATTCCAATAGGAATTGGTGTGATCGTAATCTCATTTCTTTTAACAGGTATCTATGTTTATATAGCTAACAAAGATTTTGATGAATTAACAGAAAAAATAAAGCAAAAGTATGCAAGGGAGGTGTAA
- a CDS encoding HU family DNA-binding protein, with protein MTKSELIAKVAEKAGLKKSEAERAVNVAIEALVEALSKGERTAIPGLGVFNVKERKARKGRNPRTGKEIKIPKRKVVAFTAAKSLKEAVNKK; from the coding sequence ATGACAAAGTCAGAGCTCATCGCAAAGGTGGCGGAGAAAGCGGGGTTAAAAAAATCAGAGGCTGAAAGAGCGGTTAATGTTGCTATCGAGGCATTAGTAGAAGCTCTTTCAAAAGGTGAAAGAACAGCTATTCCTGGTCTTGGCGTTTTTAATGTAAAAGAAAGAAAAGCAAGAAAAGGAAGAAACCCAAGAACTGGTAAAGAAATCAAAATTCCAAAAAGAAAAGTTGTTGCATTTACAGCTGCAAAATCTTTGAAAGAGGCAGTAAACAAGAAATAA
- a CDS encoding IS256 family transposase: MDKKEYFEKVLNRSTEELVKEFFPNGITTKEKIGIRKLLESVVELVMNQERNFFLENDEDNKANGYYERNLNTGSFKLNINVPRDRKGKFRPQILPDPYKRVDEDYIDLLMSLVSNGYSESKIDSTLKSLGLNYSKQHMDKIKKELIERLNDFKTRELPSDAFVLYIDAYHCDIKEKNKIRKASVYVVLGIDLQGNKDIFGFYTFFSSENKADWIKVFNDLIDRGLKRVMLIVSDDFPGITKAIETLFPYTDHQLCLVHLQRNVRNQMDKEDSQVFNKELKNIKENSLDYEDGLEKLDDLCSRFKSKYPSFIKHIQSNKERYLCFLKYPENLRKHIYTTNPVESVNSMIEKVRINLGGYFQSVDILEINLLIQRDNLKNGKWKKPIPAFKGASYEILQLFNKKFSIQTQNY, encoded by the coding sequence ATGGATAAAAAAGAATACTTTGAAAAAGTATTAAACAGATCCACAGAGGAATTAGTAAAAGAATTTTTCCCAAACGGTATAACAACCAAAGAAAAGATAGGTATAAGAAAGCTTTTAGAATCTGTTGTAGAACTGGTCATGAATCAGGAAAGAAATTTCTTCCTTGAAAATGATGAAGATAACAAAGCAAATGGATACTACGAAAGAAACCTAAATACTGGTTCTTTCAAGCTTAACATAAATGTCCCAAGAGATAGAAAGGGTAAATTTAGACCACAAATATTACCTGACCCTTACAAAAGAGTTGATGAAGATTATATAGACCTTCTTATGAGTTTGGTATCCAATGGATACTCAGAAAGCAAGATAGATTCTACATTAAAAAGCTTAGGCTTAAACTATTCAAAACAACATATGGATAAAATCAAAAAAGAGCTTATAGAAAGACTTAATGATTTTAAAACAAGAGAGCTTCCATCGGATGCATTTGTACTGTATATAGACGCATATCACTGTGATATAAAAGAGAAAAACAAAATCAGAAAGGCTTCTGTCTATGTAGTTCTTGGAATAGATTTACAAGGAAATAAAGATATATTTGGATTTTACACATTTTTCAGTAGTGAAAACAAAGCAGACTGGATAAAAGTATTCAATGATTTAATAGATAGAGGACTAAAAAGGGTAATGCTTATAGTAAGTGATGATTTTCCTGGGATAACAAAAGCCATAGAAACACTATTTCCTTATACAGACCATCAGCTATGTTTAGTCCATTTACAAAGAAACGTTAGAAATCAGATGGATAAAGAAGATTCACAAGTATTTAACAAAGAATTAAAAAACATAAAAGAAAACAGCTTAGATTATGAAGATGGATTAGAAAAATTAGATGATTTATGTAGTAGATTTAAATCTAAATATCCAAGCTTTATAAAACATATTCAATCTAACAAAGAGAGATACTTATGTTTTTTAAAATATCCAGAAAATCTAAGAAAGCACATATACACAACAAATCCAGTTGAAAGTGTTAATAGCATGATAGAGAAAGTAAGAATAAATTTAGGCGGATATTTTCAATCTGTAGACATTCTTGAGATAAATCTGCTTATACAGAGAGATAATTTAAAGAATGGAAAATGGAAAAAACCTATACCTGCTTTTAAAGGAGCTTCTTATGAAATTTTACAATTGTTTAATAAAAAGTTTTCAATCCAGACACAAAATTATTGA
- a CDS encoding IS256 family transposase, with translation MCCGTDYEPRKKFLLENDDDNKANGYYERSLNTGSFKLNINVPRDRKGKFRPQILPDPYKRVDEDYIDLLMSLVSNGYSESKIDSTLKSLGLNYSKQHMDIIKKELIERLNDFKTRELPSDAFVLYIDAYHCDIKEKNKIRKASVYVVLGVDLQGNKDIFGFYTFFSSENKADWIKVFNDLIDRGLKRIMLIVSDDFPGISKAIETLFPFTDHQLCLVHLQRNVRNQMDKEDSQVFNKELKNIKENSLDYEDGLEKLDDLCSRFKSKYPSFIKHIQSNKERYLCFLKYPENLRKHIYTTNPVESVNSMIEKVRINLGGYFQSVDILEINLLIQRDNLKNGKWKKPIPAFKGASYEILQLFNKKFSIQTQNY, from the coding sequence ATCTGTTGTGGAACTGATTATGAACCAAGAAAGAAATTTCTTCTTGAAAATGACGATGATAACAAAGCAAACGGGTATTATGAAAGAAGCCTAAATACTGGTTCTTTCAAGCTTAACATAAATGTTCCAAGAGATAGAAAGGGTAAATTTAGACCACAAATATTACCTGACCCTTACAAAAGAGTTGATGAAGATTATATAGACCTTCTTATGAGTTTGGTATCCAATGGATACTCAGAAAGCAAGATAGATTCTACATTAAAAAGCTTAGGCTTAAACTATTCAAAACAACATATGGATATAATTAAAAAAGAGCTTATAGAAAGACTTAATGATTTTAAAACAAGAGAGCTTCCATCGGATGCATTTGTACTGTATATAGATGCATACCACTGTGATATAAAAGAGAAAAACAAAATCAGAAAAGCTTCTGTCTATGTAGTTCTTGGAGTGGACTTACAAGGAAATAAAGATATATTTGGATTTTATACATTTTTCAGTAGTGAAAACAAAGCAGACTGGATAAAAGTATTCAATGATTTAATAGATAGAGGACTAAAAAGGATAATGCTTATAGTAAGTGATGATTTTCCTGGGATATCAAAAGCCATAGAAACACTGTTTCCTTTTACAGACCATCAGCTATGTTTAGTCCATTTACAAAGAAACGTTAGAAATCAGATGGATAAAGAAGATTCACAAGTATTTAACAAAGAATTAAAAAACATAAAAGAAAACAGCTTAGATTATGAAGATGGATTAGAAAAATTAGATGATTTATGTAGTAGATTTAAATCTAAATATCCAAGCTTTATAAAACATATTCAATCTAACAAAGAGAGATACTTATGTTTTTTAAAATATCCAGAAAATCTAAGAAAGCACATATACACAACAAATCCAGTTGAAAGTGTTAATAGCATGATAGAGAAAGTAAGAATAAATTTAGGCGGATATTTTCAATCTGTAGACATTCTTGAGATAAATCTGCTTATACAGAGAGATAATTTAAAGAATGGAAAATGGAAAAAACCTATACCTGCTTTTAAAGGAGCTTCTTATGAAATTTTACAATTGTTTAATAAAAAGTTTTCAATCCAGACACAAAATTATTGA
- a CDS encoding PaaI family thioesterase gives MKEVKLPFLEHIGAVIEDLDQGIAVLSIDIKDYHLQHLGYVHGGVISSLADNTGWYAVISNLPENKTSVTIEIKINYLKPAKEGKLKAIGRVLKLGKSVAFATVELYSNNDLVAYATGTYAILTME, from the coding sequence ATGAAAGAAGTTAAACTTCCTTTTTTAGAACATATAGGGGCTGTTATTGAAGATTTAGACCAAGGAATAGCAGTATTAAGTATAGATATTAAAGATTACCATTTACAACATCTTGGATACGTTCATGGTGGAGTTATATCCAGTTTAGCAGATAACACAGGATGGTATGCAGTAATTTCAAATTTACCGGAGAATAAAACTTCTGTAACAATTGAGATAAAAATTAACTATCTAAAACCGGCAAAGGAAGGAAAATTAAAAGCGATAGGAAGAGTCTTAAAATTAGGTAAAAGTGTAGCCTTTGCAACGGTAGAACTGTATTCAAACAATGACCTTGTAGCCTATGCAACAGGAACCTATGCTATATTAACGATGGAATAA
- a CDS encoding cation acetate symporter translates to MTKRSLMFYLLSIVVVGFAFAAGGVEGPVQKQAVNPLAITMFIIFVAATLGITYWAAKRTKTAKDFYTAGGGITGFQNGLAIAGDYMSAASFLGIAGLVYTSGYDGLLYSIGFLVGWPIVMFLLSEPLRNLGKYTFADVTSFRLEQRRIRILAAIGSLSVVTFYLIAQMVGAGKLIQLLFGLPYSTAVIVVGSLMIIYVAFGGMLATTWIQIIKAILLLGGASFMAFMVLLHFGFSFENLFQTAVSVHSKGEKIMAPGGLVSDPLNAISLGLALMFGTAGLPHILMRFFTVPNAKEARKSVFFATGFIGYFYILTFIIGFGAIALFIQHPEYFQNAKQIVVDGITKIVDANDPTKNLIGDKKALIGGENMTAIHLAEAVGGPAFMGFISAVAFATILAVVSGLTLAGASTVSHDLYANVFAEEKDEQKEVKVSKIATIIIGIFAIVLGIVFEKQNVAFMVGLAFAIAASVNFPILILSIYWRNLTTTGAFWGGLAGLVVALVLIVISPTVWVDVLKNPEPIIKLKNPAIFSMLTTFVLTILISKLDNSQRAKEDREGFEPQYIRTQTGIGAEGAVHH, encoded by the coding sequence ATGACTAAAAGGAGTTTAATGTTTTATCTACTAAGTATAGTTGTTGTAGGATTTGCCTTTGCAGCCGGCGGAGTGGAAGGACCGGTTCAAAAGCAAGCTGTAAACCCACTTGCAATAACGATGTTTATAATCTTTGTTGCTGCAACGCTTGGAATTACATATTGGGCTGCAAAAAGAACAAAAACAGCTAAGGATTTCTACACAGCAGGCGGTGGAATTACAGGATTTCAAAATGGTTTAGCAATAGCTGGTGATTACATGTCTGCTGCATCTTTCCTTGGAATTGCTGGACTTGTTTATACATCCGGATATGATGGATTGCTTTACTCTATTGGTTTCTTGGTTGGTTGGCCTATTGTTATGTTCTTACTTTCTGAGCCACTTAGAAATCTTGGAAAGTATACCTTTGCAGACGTAACATCTTTTAGACTTGAACAAAGAAGAATAAGAATTCTTGCTGCAATTGGTTCTCTGTCTGTTGTAACATTCTATCTTATCGCACAAATGGTTGGTGCTGGTAAGCTTATACAGTTGTTATTTGGTTTACCTTACTCAACGGCTGTTATAGTTGTTGGTTCATTAATGATAATCTACGTTGCGTTTGGTGGAATGCTTGCAACAACTTGGATTCAGATTATAAAAGCTATCTTACTACTTGGTGGTGCTTCATTTATGGCGTTTATGGTACTACTTCATTTTGGATTTAGTTTTGAAAATCTCTTCCAAACAGCCGTGTCTGTTCACTCAAAAGGTGAAAAGATAATGGCTCCCGGTGGTCTTGTTTCTGACCCATTAAACGCTATCTCTCTTGGACTTGCTTTAATGTTTGGAACAGCTGGATTACCACACATCTTAATGAGATTCTTTACAGTTCCTAACGCAAAAGAAGCAAGAAAATCAGTATTCTTTGCAACAGGATTTATTGGATACTTCTACATCTTAACGTTCATAATTGGATTTGGTGCTATTGCTTTATTCATTCAACATCCAGAATACTTCCAAAATGCTAAACAAATCGTTGTTGATGGAATTACTAAAATAGTTGATGCTAACGATCCTACTAAAAACTTGATCGGTGATAAAAAGGCTCTTATTGGCGGAGAAAATATGACAGCTATTCACTTAGCTGAAGCTGTTGGCGGACCTGCGTTTATGGGATTCATCTCTGCGGTTGCTTTTGCTACAATCCTTGCAGTAGTATCCGGTTTAACACTTGCCGGAGCTTCTACTGTATCCCACGACCTTTACGCTAACGTTTTTGCAGAAGAAAAAGATGAACAAAAAGAAGTTAAAGTTTCCAAAATAGCTACAATTATCATTGGTATCTTTGCAATCGTTCTTGGAATTGTTTTTGAAAAACAAAACGTTGCGTTTATGGTTGGTTTAGCTTTTGCAATTGCCGCATCTGTTAACTTCCCAATTCTTATCTTATCTATCTATTGGAGAAATTTAACAACAACGGGTGCATTCTGGGGCGGACTTGCCGGCTTAGTTGTAGCTCTTGTTTTAATCGTTATCTCTCCGACAGTTTGGGTTGATGTACTCAAAAATCCAGAACCAATCATAAAACTCAAAAACCCGGCTATCTTCTCAATGCTAACTACTTTTGTATTAACAATACTTATCTCTAAGCTTGACAACAGCCAAAGAGCAAAAGAAGACAGAGAAGGATTTGAACCACAATATATTAGAACTCAAACAGGTATAGGCGCAGAAGGTGCTGTACATCATTAA
- the trxA gene encoding thioredoxin: MIIDVNSENFSEVLEKSYDNVVVVDFWAPWCGPCRALKPILEKLAGEFGFILAKVNTDENPDIAQEFGVHGIPDVRIIKDGKVVDKFVGALPESQVRKIISKYVKSPADRVIEEANMLILAGNREGAYDLYKRAISEYPDNKKLILEAAKFFIKLNKLEEAEDLLNKIKEYDKEYFTQAQALKEFIELKKECENTNLQTELDKIFAQASCYAVEENYEEALKLFLEIVKKDRNYKNDGARKAMVSIFTLLGESNPLTKEYRKKLAMWLY; this comes from the coding sequence ATGATAATAGATGTAAACTCTGAAAATTTTTCAGAAGTATTGGAAAAATCTTATGATAATGTGGTAGTTGTAGATTTTTGGGCACCTTGGTGTGGTCCATGCAGAGCTTTAAAACCAATCTTAGAAAAACTTGCAGGAGAGTTTGGCTTTATTTTAGCAAAAGTTAATACAGATGAAAATCCGGATATTGCACAAGAGTTTGGAGTTCACGGAATACCGGATGTTAGAATAATAAAAGATGGAAAAGTAGTTGATAAATTTGTTGGAGCATTGCCAGAAAGTCAAGTAAGAAAAATAATAAGCAAATATGTTAAATCACCAGCAGATAGAGTTATTGAAGAAGCGAACATGCTTATTTTAGCAGGCAACAGAGAAGGAGCGTATGACTTGTACAAAAGAGCAATTTCTGAGTATCCAGATAACAAAAAGTTAATCCTTGAAGCAGCAAAATTCTTCATTAAACTAAACAAGCTTGAAGAGGCAGAAGATTTATTAAACAAAATAAAAGAGTATGACAAAGAATACTTTACACAAGCACAAGCATTAAAAGAATTTATAGAACTTAAAAAAGAATGTGAAAATACAAATTTACAAACAGAACTTGATAAAATATTTGCCCAAGCATCATGCTATGCAGTTGAAGAAAATTATGAAGAAGCATTAAAATTATTTTTAGAAATAGTTAAGAAAGATAGAAATTATAAAAACGATGGTGCAAGAAAAGCTATG
- a CDS encoding OprD family outer membrane porin → MKKTLLAAALLSVTVSQSMAANDLESAFKESKVMGQLRAFYIDRDYDVVNSKNDRSAFAIGGKFGFETAAVNGLKFGIMAYTTNGINTNRESWRNNPPYNGNPHMDPSLFGKDRKSVTYIGQLYLDYKYQNTAVKIGRQEINTPMAGMDDARMLPNLFEGALITNKDIPKTTIIAGHFWNMAYGTFANAYSACSNLGLQSGYGCGGYTTPNQGLAKYDTGNFLNMGKQAIGKANAGVSVIAAIYEGIPNLKLQAWDYYAWDMLNILYLQGDYTLKLSDVKTTLSAQYINETNVGNNIKNIFGKEVGANLFGAKVNFNVPVPVVENFNLYAAYSQTGKDEGKLLNGGLITPWGGTPGFVQGTVTRLGYVADTSAWKVGTSFDIIKGLNLHLAYSYFNVGSKAQYYNRTHDASETNWDLTWKCRLIKNLELKARGIYTWNFVPGQNFTEYRLIANYNF, encoded by the coding sequence ATGAAAAAAACACTTTTAGCAGCAGCATTGCTATCAGTTACAGTAAGCCAATCTATGGCAGCTAATGACCTTGAATCCGCATTCAAAGAATCAAAGGTCATGGGGCAGCTTAGGGCTTTCTACATTGACAGAGATTATGATGTTGTAAACAGTAAAAATGATAGGTCAGCTTTTGCAATTGGTGGAAAGTTTGGCTTTGAGACTGCAGCAGTAAATGGCTTAAAATTTGGAATCATGGCTTACACTACAAACGGAATCAACACAAATCGTGAAAGTTGGCGAAATAATCCACCGTATAACGGAAACCCTCATATGGACCCATCTTTATTTGGAAAAGATAGAAAAAGCGTAACTTATATCGGTCAGTTGTATTTAGATTACAAATATCAAAACACAGCTGTTAAGATAGGAAGACAAGAGATTAACACTCCAATGGCTGGCATGGACGATGCAAGAATGCTTCCAAACCTTTTTGAAGGTGCATTAATCACAAATAAAGATATTCCAAAAACAACCATCATAGCAGGACACTTTTGGAATATGGCATATGGAACATTTGCAAACGCTTATTCTGCTTGTTCTAATTTAGGTTTACAATCAGGTTATGGTTGCGGTGGATATACTACTCCTAATCAGGGCTTAGCTAAATATGACACAGGAAATTTCTTAAACATGGGTAAACAAGCTATTGGAAAAGCAAACGCCGGTGTTTCTGTGATTGCTGCAATCTATGAAGGGATACCAAACTTAAAGCTTCAAGCTTGGGACTACTACGCATGGGATATGCTTAACATTTTATACTTACAAGGTGATTATACGTTAAAACTATCTGATGTAAAAACTACATTGTCAGCTCAGTATATCAACGAAACAAACGTTGGAAACAACATTAAAAATATATTTGGAAAAGAAGTTGGGGCGAATTTATTTGGTGCTAAGGTAAACTTTAATGTTCCAGTACCTGTAGTTGAAAACTTTAATCTTTATGCGGCATACTCTCAAACCGGAAAAGATGAAGGAAAACTTTTAAACGGTGGATTAATCACTCCATGGGGCGGAACACCGGGATTTGTACAAGGTACTGTTACAAGACTTGGTTATGTAGCCGATACATCTGCATGGAAAGTTGGAACATCTTTTGACATAATCAAAGGATTAAACTTACATCTTGCATACTCGTATTTCAATGTAGGAAGTAAAGCTCAGTATTACAATAGAACCCACGATGCTTCAGAAACAAACTGGGACTTAACATGGAAATGTAGATTAATTAAAAACCTTGAATTAAAGGCAAGAGGAATTTACACATGGAACTTTGTACCGGGTCAAAACTTTACAGAATACAGACTTATCGCAAATTATAATTTCTAA
- a CDS encoding 3'-5' exonuclease produces MNSILERLSFYYKKKRLKNPKYSFLFEEPPENEYVAFDTETTGLNPKVDDILSIAAVKIKDNKILLNERFNVIVKPDREINEDVIKIHGLRKKDLESGIPIEEAVDRFVHFIGSRPLVGYYLEFDVAMINKYFKKLSGTTLPNKQIEVSALYYDYKIGLIPQGFVDLRFDSILKDLDIPTFGKHDALNDAIMTALIFLKLKNK; encoded by the coding sequence ATGAATAGCATATTAGAAAGATTAAGTTTTTACTATAAGAAAAAACGATTAAAAAATCCAAAATACAGCTTTCTGTTTGAAGAGCCACCGGAAAATGAGTATGTAGCATTTGATACAGAAACTACAGGTTTAAATCCAAAAGTTGATGATATTTTGTCAATCGCAGCAGTAAAGATAAAAGATAATAAAATACTATTAAATGAAAGGTTTAACGTAATTGTTAAACCGGATAGAGAGATTAACGAAGATGTCATTAAAATTCACGGACTTAGAAAAAAAGACCTTGAATCCGGTATACCAATAGAAGAAGCAGTTGATAGATTTGTACATTTTATAGGAAGCAGACCACTTGTAGGTTATTACTTAGAGTTTGACGTTGCAATGATAAACAAATATTTTAAAAAACTCTCCGGAACAACATTGCCAAACAAACAGATAGAAGTATCAGCACTTTATTACGATTACAAAATCGGCTTAATTCCACAGGGATTTGTTGATTTAAGATTTGATTCTATCCTCAAAGATTTAGACATACCTACCTTTGGAAAACATGATGCTTTAAACGATGCCATCATGACAGCACTGATTTTTTTAAAGTTAAAAAATAAATAA
- a CDS encoding putative nucleotidyltransferase substrate binding domain-containing protein, whose protein sequence is MSIVDIELYLKQIYPFELLTNQELSEIVNNLVIEYYKKGQKIEDVDNYLYVVLKGVVVEKDSLGNEVGYFGQGSFFDVSRVINGSENIFEAFEESILYKIDKKIILKLVNENERFCEYFKKSTKEKLSSIASENPYFFLKVKEIELQQPVIVSKDTTIYDAVKEMTEKGAYSVIVDFGNGEYGIITDSDIRKKIILQNISTSENVEKIATKGLITINADSFLFDAIFLMIKHNIKRVVVEENGKIIGILNEVDLLSLYSNQPQFLALRVERAKSIKDLKILSDSIARTVKILHKEGIRTRHIMKIVSEINTRIFKKAFLLTAPVELLNHSSLIVMGSEGREEQILKTDQDNGLILEDGYQNPNLEAISQNFIEALKELGYPECKGNVMITNPYWRKSISEFKNSIIDYINHITPENMLNLAILIDAKHIIGREDLYNEFIDFMFSKISDNKTFLSYFALPTIQFKTPLTFFGTFETEKGEHKGELDIKKGGIFPIVHGIRSLAVENKIRETNTFERIKRLSEVGIFNREFASELIEALEFFLTLRLRERLRKMEMGKQPDDYININLLSNFEKDLLKDAFKIVNKFKDLIINHFKLNYIS, encoded by the coding sequence ATGAGCATCGTTGATATAGAGCTTTATCTAAAACAAATTTATCCATTTGAACTTCTAACCAATCAAGAGCTATCAGAGATTGTAAATAACTTAGTCATTGAATATTACAAAAAAGGTCAAAAAATAGAAGATGTTGATAATTATCTTTATGTTGTTTTGAAAGGAGTAGTTGTTGAAAAAGATAGTCTTGGCAATGAAGTAGGTTACTTTGGTCAAGGAAGTTTTTTTGATGTCAGCAGAGTGATTAACGGGTCTGAAAACATTTTTGAAGCCTTTGAAGAGAGTATTTTATACAAGATAGACAAAAAGATAATCTTAAAGCTTGTTAACGAAAATGAAAGATTTTGTGAGTACTTTAAAAAGTCTACAAAAGAAAAGCTTTCTTCAATAGCTTCAGAAAATCCGTACTTCTTTTTGAAAGTAAAAGAGATAGAACTCCAACAGCCGGTTATAGTATCAAAAGATACAACTATCTATGACGCAGTCAAAGAAATGACAGAAAAAGGAGCTTATTCGGTTATCGTTGATTTTGGAAATGGTGAATATGGAATCATCACAGACTCAGACATAAGAAAAAAAATTATACTTCAAAATATAAGTACTTCTGAAAACGTTGAAAAAATAGCTACAAAGGGACTCATTACAATAAATGCAGATTCATTTTTATTTGATGCAATATTTTTGATGATTAAACATAACATTAAAAGAGTTGTTGTCGAAGAAAACGGTAAGATTATAGGCATTTTAAACGAAGTTGACTTACTGTCTTTATACTCTAATCAGCCACAGTTTTTAGCTTTGAGAGTTGAAAGAGCAAAATCAATCAAAGATTTAAAAATCCTTTCAGATTCCATTGCAAGAACTGTAAAGATTCTTCACAAAGAAGGAATAAGAACAAGACATATTATGAAAATCGTTTCAGAGATTAACACAAGGATATTTAAAAAAGCATTTTTACTTACAGCACCGGTAGAGCTTTTAAACCATTCAAGCCTTATCGTTATGGGAAGCGAAGGAAGAGAAGAGCAGATTTTAAAAACAGACCAAGACAACGGCTTAATCCTTGAAGATGGCTATCAAAATCCAAATTTAGAAGCTATTTCGCAAAACTTTATAGAAGCACTAAAAGAGCTTGGCTATCCAGAGTGTAAAGGAAATGTAATGATTACAAATCCATATTGGAGAAAATCTATAAGTGAGTTTAAAAACTCTATTATTGATTATATAAATCATATCACACCGGAAAATATGCTAAACTTAGCCATTCTTATAGATGCTAAACATATCATCGGAAGAGAAGACCTTTATAATGAGTTTATAGACTTTATGTTTTCAAAAATTTCAGATAATAAAACGTTTTTATCATACTTTGCACTTCCTACCATTCAGTTTAAAACACCACTGACATTTTTTGGCACTTTTGAAACAGAAAAGGGTGAACATAAAGGAGAATTAGACATAAAAAAAGGTGGTATCTTTCCAATCGTTCATGGCATAAGGTCATTAGCAGTTGAAAACAAAATAAGAGAGACTAATACATTTGAAAGAATAAAAAGACTGTCAGAAGTAGGCATTTTTAACAGAGAGTTTGCATCAGAGCTTATAGAAGCATTAGAATTTTTCCTTACTTTAAGACTGAGAGAGAGACTAAGAAAGATGGAGATGGGCAAACAGCCGGATGATTATATTAACATCAACTTACTTTCAAATTTTGAGAAAGACCTTCTAAAAGACGCCTTTAAAATCGTAAACAAATTTAAAGATTTAATCATCAATCATTTTAAACTAAACTACATATCATGA